GGGAAGGGGACAAGCTTTTGCAGGAATGCAGAGCAGAGGTGACGAGGGCCTGAACTAGTGAGAGACCCGTGGGACCAGGGAGAAACAGGAGAATTTATAGGACTGGATGCGTTCGGGAGGAATCAGGAATGACAGCAGCAGATCTGTAATGCCAAGACCGGTGATCCAGGAGGTGGAGCAGGCAAGTGAGGAAAGATTAATTCAGCTGGGAGTGTTGCAagcgggagggtgggggggtgctggggACATGCCCTGCCAGGCTGCGGGGGATCTGGGCTGGAGGTGACCATTTGGGGTCAACAGGCTCCTTGAAACAAGGGGAGTGGGTGGGACCCCCTGGGGAGGGTAGTGGAGAAACACATCTAGGGTACAGCAGAGGGGGGGCCTGCACAGGTTAGTGAGGTCACCAGAACAAGGACAGAGTCGTTTCTGGATGAAAGGACACGGCTGAACTCTGTCCTGGAGTTAGCATCACAGTGGCAGTGTGCTGTAGAGGGCCGGGAAGGAAGTGGTGATGACAGCTCGCTTGAAGAGAGTGGTGTGAGGTGGCAGAAGGCGGTGGCAGGAGAGGTCGGAAGGAGTGGGGCTgagtgggaggggaggctgggcgTGTCTCAGCACAGGCTGGCAGTGGAGTAAGAAAGGGTCAGGAAGTGGGAGGTGTGAATTTAAGATCTCCTAAAGAGCAGTGACAAGGACTAACCATAGGAGTCAACGGCCAAGGGGGCCGAACTGTCGGGACTGGCTACATTGGCCAGAGCAGCTGAGCAGCCATCCTGAATAAGAAGAcccagggaggagggaagcagggGCCACGGTCTTCACTGCAGGAGAGTGTGCATTGATGGGAAGATCAGAGCTCAACCGGCCCCTCCAGTGCCTTGGAGAATTGGGTGATTTTCAAGCTGAGGCCTAAGAAGAGGGAGCAACTTGCTGTGGCCAAACTACTCGGGAAATCACAGCCCGGGGAGTATCACCCAGACATGCTGGGTGGCTGGTACCCATGGGTCTTGCCCGACCCTCCTTCTCTGTGTAGCTGTGCACCTGAGGGGCCCTCCAACTAATCCTATTCTAACTGTTCCTCTCTGTTCAGCATAGTGCTAGCACCTTCCTTAAtcttctgggaggaaaaaaaaaaagccattttctgTGTTTGGTTAGGAAACCAGCTCCTAAAAGCACTGGTGATGATGACTTAGATTTTGCTTCTGTCTGGGCATGCTCGATAAGTGTGCTTGGGGGTGGAGGCACCACTGACTGGCACCAGAAGCTTTCTGAAAGATGTGCAGTCAGACTCCAACGGTGAAAACTGAAGCAAGCGATTCTGTTGTGGAAAGAATGGTCATGTATGATGCAATGACTAGTTTACAAAGGGTTTCTTCCTGTTTTCCAGATCATTTTACAAAGAGCTGTTGGTTTTGAGAATTTTGTCCCCTGAAATTCAAATGATCCCTTTCCTATACCcatctatttgtgtgtgtgtgtgtgtgtgtgtgtgtgtgttgggcggAGGGTGAGTAATCAGACCCTGGGATTTTCCTATGCTGTGGtctgtttttaaatgtcttcctGAATTAAAAGGTCTCATTCTGGCTCTCAGCAATGGCCTCTGAAATATATCTTGAGAGAGAAATGGATTTGGCCTGACATCCTTCCCCTCCCCTAACAGTTGTCAGAAAACTTGGACTGCTTGACACGAGtggaatttttctttcctttagataAATGTGTCACTGTCGGATAGCGTTGTGACAGATGGAAAAATCCTATGTAGGGCACAGGGGAAGGACTGTGAGGGGCGGTCCGGCACGGGTCTTGCTATGAACCCATCTCACCTCTTAATTACTCGTATGCACTTCCTGAAAGAATGTTCCTGTTTGAGTGTCTCAGTAGAGGAGCTCGGGGGACGCCCATCAGGGGCCCAGCGAGCTGCAGCCGCGCTCGGACCCCGCGTGTCCACTTGGGCCTGTGGGTGGGGGCTGCGGACCAGGCGACCACCTGACCAGTTCCCGCCTGCTCCACCCCGCGCCACCGTCCACCCGGCAAATGGGTGTAGCTTTCCCCACTCCAGCCCCCTCACCCCGCCCGCCCTGCGGCCTGACAATGGGACACCTGttccctctccccgcccctcctACTGGCCACGGCTGGTCCTGGGCATCGTCTGGGGCTCACCCCGGAGACTCCGTGCTCTCCCTCTGTGCTGAGACTCCCACACAAACCGAGCGGGGCTCACCCTGCCCTCGGCCTGTTGTCCAGGGAAAGCGCAGCCGCAAGGTTTGCCGGCGCCCCCGCGGGAGAAGGAGGGGGCTGGTGAGCGCGAGGGATGCCCAGGCTTCCGGCCCCTTCGCCGCGCGCCAACCCGGGCTCCCGGGGCCCACGGCGCGCCCAGGAACCGGAGAGATGCGCACGTCTGGCGGCTCCTGCCCCCCGGCGTCCGGCCCGGGCGGTCCAGGCTAGGGCCGGTCCACGCCGCGGGGCCCCCAGGATGGGCCGCGAGCgccgccccgccctcccctcccctccctcccggccTGCCGGGTCACGTGGCTCGTGGCGCCCCCACGGGCCAACCACGTGACGGCGGCGCGCCGTTGCCTTGGCAGCGGCTGCGGtggcccgcgggggcggggcggccggcgggggcggggccgggggaaCCCGGCGGGACGCgcggaaggagggagggggccgCGCTCAGCGCCCcggccgggccgcggggccgcAGGGCAGCACGGCCACACCGCCTGCCGCAAGCCCGAGCCGGAGCCGAGCCGGAGCCGAGCCGGAGCCGAGCCGGGCGAGCGGGCGGGGCAGCTCGGTGAGTGCTCGCCGTGGGGGGTTGGCGGGGCGTGGGGGGCACCCCGCCCTGCTAGGGGACCGGAATTGCACCGGGAGACTCGACGAGGGGAGGGGATGGGCTTTCTGTTGGGCCAGCTTGGGATGGGGCGGCCGCGGGGTCGGAGGGTGGCCAGGTGGCCGCAACGCTGCAGGGTCCAGGGTCCCCGGGCGGGTGCGGCGCTGAGGAGGCGCTGAGATCCGGGacggagggcgggggcgggggcgggggcgggggcctaGTGCTGGTCCTGCGGCTACCGAGGCTTCcctaggggaaggggcagagatgcAGGTGGATGCCCCCGGGAACCCGCCccgtgggggctgcggggggccctCCCCGCGCGGCTGTGACAAAGACAGAGTCAGGAACAGACTCGCCATTGCTCGTGCCCCAGATGTGTAAAGGAAGTTAAGACAGGCAAACCCCAAAACTGTCCCCTGGAACTGTTTCAGACAGGCCTGCCAAGGAGAGCAGCTCGTCTTCAGAGAGCCACCGTTATTCTCCAGGAGCCTTTTTCTGTGACTGCcccttatatataaaaaacaaaaaaacccttcaaaGCTCAGGCAGGAGAGCACCTTTTGGAGCCTCTGCCACCTGACAGAAATGTCGATttccatcttgccccaccccagcccctacTCCATCCGGAGTGTGAGGACgggactctgcctctccctggggtagggggaggaggACTGGCACAAGGTGGGACCCTGGGGCTGGGACGTTGGGATGGATATGAATCCCGTCCAGGCTGCTCCCTCAGCAGGAAGTGGCCTCTCTATCTCCAGGACCCAgaggcctcctcaggacccaggCTCCCAGCAGCACACAGCCCGCCCTTCTTTCCATTCCCTGCCACTCTGAGGACATCTGCAGGCCCGAGACTGCCTGGCCACTGCCCAGAGGCCTCCCTGTCTGCTCTCCAATGTCAGCCCTGCCCACGCCCACTGATGGTCCTTGGGCTTTCCTCTTCTTCACCCCACACATGCCTTTACCTCTTTGGAGGCTCCCAGGCCCTCCTGTCCCTTAGCCACCATTTCAGCAGTCACCGAGACCAGCCTgaccccaggctgcccccttcaCTGTTCCTTCAAAGCCCCTGCAGCCCGgcccctccagggagcccagcaCAGTCATACTCATACTGCCTGGGctgcccccggccccccacctccccacatcctgccttccACCCACATTTCCCTGACCCCCTCTGCAGCCAGCCTTCTGTCATGTTCCCTTGCCTCTTGGAACCCTcccatgcaggcagcctctcTTCTTTGAGGGAGGGCCCCTCTTTGCCGGTGCTGCCTTTACTACTAACGTCCTCGTCCCCTCTCCTTGCTCCCCAGTAAGGACATCTCCCTTCCCGAGGCTGAGGCAGCcaccccctcctctgctcccttgGCTCTCACACCCTCTTCACTAAAGCAGCATTTAGCTCAATAGGTGAGAATCGCCCCCTTAAATTGCTCCCCCATTGGGCAGAGTTCCTTGGAGGGACTCATAGGATCCTCACCATTTTCGTCGTTGATGCCTAAGTAACAAACGCAGCCTGACCTGAGATCCCAGTGAGCATCTGTGCGATGGAGGTTGGAGGAGGGATTCTCTGAGGGGGCAAAGGTTGTGCCTTCCACCCATCCACACGGCCATATGCTGTCCTCCTCATACCTGTCGGCTCACCTTTGTTAcatatgggaaaagaaaaaaggaaaagtgaatttCCAGATGATGGCATTCTAAATTATTTGGAGTTAACTGATGGATTAGTGAGCAGCGTATCTCTTAATTCTCCCCAAGGGAAGGGATGTTTCAGTGATTGAAGTGCGTGAAAGCAGTGGTGCTGGCTGCAGACACGGGGAAGGGGCAGTGACCAAGGCTCCCAAGTCGACATTCCTAGACATGACCTAGTAATTGGTATCCCCTGGCAGAAATAGAATACAGAACTGTTCCCCAGGGTCCTGTTGGTCAGTAAAAGCTGTACCTCTGCAGCCTGGCAGAGAGCAAAGAGGAAGGCACCCCAAAGAGAGAGCTTTTCCCCAACTGCAGGATCTCCCCATAGAACCTTTTTTAGAGATTGTCATGGGTGGATCAAATCTGGCACATCTCCACAGCCACTGACCATGGGAAGCATCccttacccccccacccccgccatgcTCCCTGGGATCTAGGAACACTGATCTGCTCTTAATAGCCTTAAGTAGGCTTTTCATGGGGCCTATGCGGGCCTGAACGTACAAGTTAATATCTGATGCCAAGTGAGCTGTGAGGTGCCTGTGCCCTTGAAGTCTGCCCTACAGATTAATTAGAGCCGATCCGGGCATGCTGCTGCATGGGCCAGCCCCTTGGGCCACATGAAACCGCCAATCCCCGATTTGGATTAGTGGAGATTTGGGTTTAAATTCACAAATCTTGACAGATTGGCCCTTCTGATCTTTATTCTGTGTTACTGTCAAACCAGGTATCTACCTGGGATGACTGCAGACGTCTGTAGCCTCCATTTCTCCGTCAAATGTGCTCCTCTCGGTGgatttggtttttccttttgctcACAGTTTCCATTACAGCCTGGATGTGGCTTTCCTTTAGTTACGTAAACCAAGTATTTCTGGGGGTGAACTTCACTGATTAAAATCTAAGTTGGATTTGAGACCCTGCTTGGAAATGTGTTTTTCGTGACTGGCACTTGGGCATGAGAAGCAGTTATTTTGTTTAAGTGTCTTGTGAGGGTAGGGATGTCCCCACTGGAAGATGCCCAGGGTCGGAGAGTTCAGAtgtgctcagggtcacacagtaGGATCAAATCCGGGCTTGGCAACTAGATCCTAGGATCTTGCTGTAACTCCCTGTTCCCTGAAGATAGGGGACAAATTGGAGGATTCGTTCGGTGCTTTTGGCTAACATTGGAGTTCCATTCACCCACAAGGCACACTTGCTTGGAGCCTTTCTGATATAGGATGGAAGGCTGGATTATTAGCTTTGTGGAGACACGATGGATAGTGACCAGGTCGGGGGGTTACTAGAAATGCATTCCTGGCCCTCCTCCCCAGCAGAGGTTCCCCACAATCCTTTGCAGGGCTCAGGGTGCATCATACTCACACCACCTCTGGTGTAGGGTGTATACAGCAGGTCCCAGAGAAAGTTAACTTGCCTGGCTTCTGGCCCTTCCAGGTCTCGGGAACCCTCTGGGATGCCTAAGAGTGTTTCTCTCCTGCCCCCAGCCTGGCTCCCACCATGAGCGCCGAGCTCAACGTGCCTGTGGACCCCTCCACTCCTGCCTGCTCTGAACCGGGCCACAAGGGCATGGATTACCGAGACTGGGTGCGCCGCAGCTACCTGGAACTGGTCACTTCCAACCACCACTCTGTGCAGGCCCTGTCCTGGAGGAAACTTTACCTGAGCAGAGCCAAGCTGAAAGCCTCCAGCCggacctctgccctcctctcagGCTTCGCCATGGTGAGTGTAGACACGTGGTGGGGCCTGCCACCTGCAAAGTGGGCTTCTGCTGTCGCCACCCCGTGATGCTTCAGGGAGCAAAGCACTCCCTCTAGGCCCTACTGGCTGCAAGGATGGACCCTTAGAAGGTACCCCCCAGCTCAGCACCTGCGAGGAGGGCTTCTCCGTCAACTGGAGGGGTTGTCTAGGGGCCCAGGAGAGTCCCCAAGCCCCAGAGGCCCCAGGATGTCCCCTTCTGACATTCCCACAAAGCAGTTACCTGGCAGGGAAGTTGAGAGCAATTGAAATAGCTTCAGTGAGGCagcccggtggtgcagcggtttggcgccgcctgcagcctgaggtgtgatcctggagaccagggatcgagtcccacatcgggctacctgcatggagcctgcttctccctctgcctgtgtctctgcctctctctctgtgtgtctatgaataaataaataaaatcttaaaaaaaaaaaaaaaagaaatagcttcaGTGTAAAGGAGGAAGGTCCCCATGTCTGCCCCATCCCGGGTACCACCAAACAAGAGTTTGGAAATCTGAAGGATTTGAGTAGTACCGTGGGATGGATTGGGGTTTGCTCAGGGTAGCCCAGCTCAGGATGCCAGTGCCCCTCAAATGTGACCTCTTAGTGATGAAGCAGAGCCTCTGGCCTGACTCCTTCCTGGCTGCCAGGCCGCAGCTTTCCTTGAGTCACTCCCCAGGACAAGAGTCAGTCTCGAGCAGAAGCACGTGCCCTGAGAAGGGCCATGTCACCTGTTGGCTTCAACGCCCTGACCCACATCCCTTCAGGGGATTGTGCCAGAGGCTGAAGATGCCAGGATTCTGAGTGAGAACAACAGGGTGACCAcccctctttctctgttgttGTATGCTGTGTCTCTCGggtagaaatacttttttttttctgtaatgtaAAAAGCGATTGTTATTTTGCCGAAGCCCAGATTGGAGACAGAAAATAAGCTATCAGAGTGACCACGGTGGCTGGGGCCTGCTCACCCATTGGTACAGGCCACCCTTGGAAAACCAAGAGCCTGCGTAGTCAGGGTGTGCAGAGGTCACAAGCTTAGAGGCAATAAGTCTGGGTTGAGGTCTGTAGTTTAAAGCAAAGGCTTTATTTAGGTGTTACGTGgtattgatttacttatttttaacatCAAAAGGGTATGATTATATGGTGCACAACTGTGGCTTATGGTGATTTTCTTCCCGTGGTTTCCATCTCATGCAGAAGACAGAATGGTTTCTCAAGCTTAATTTGAAGGAATAGGTGTGAGAAGTATCAAACGTCACTATAAAAATGAGACCTTGTTTTCTGCACCACAGAATTACAGGATTGCATTGTCTGTCTGGCCTGCTCTTATTATTTTTGTGACTCTGGAAAACAAATCATGGGGAGTATCTCATGACCTGATGCAGTAAGACAGTTTCCTTTGTGTGTGGGGCCCAGGTCTTGGAAGTCACTTCTTGTCTGCAGCTGTCTGTTTAGACCCTTGCCTTCCAAGCATTTGGATCTCCAGACTTAGAGAAGCTTCACTGTTTTCCCAGCCAACAAAAGGGGAAGCCCCGATTGGAACCTCCAAAACTATTCATTTAAAATTGGAAAACAAGCCCCGTTCATCAGATTGTAAAACAAAGAGTGAATTCTGGAGGACTAGTTGAAACTTAGTGGCAGCCCGCAGGGTTGTGGTCTTAGAATGAAAATAGTGACCACAGGGGCATCTGCATGGCTCAGctgtgaagcgtctgccttcagatctcagggtgctgggatcgagccccgcattgggctccctgctcactggggaacctgcttccccctctgcctctgcccttccacctgcttgtgcacgtgcacgctctctctctctcaaataaataagccttttaaaagaaaggaagaaatagtgACCACAGAGTGCAGAGTCCATCCCTTGCTTGGCAATGGTGGTCACAGTTGCCATAATAATTCATTTCTTCAGCATTTATGGATTGTCTCCTCTACCAGCTCCCTTGAGTAGTCCGAGATACATTTCAGAAGCTGTGCAGTGCCCTCACCTTCTCTTCTAGAGGGTTCCTCTCGGGGAGGCTGCCACAGCCTAGTACACACCAGAGATGCAGCCGTAACAGGGAAAACTGGAAAGCCGTAGAAACAGCGTGGGCATGAAGACCAGGGGTGGGGAAAGCAACAGCTCGCCCACTTGACTAGAGTAACTCGCTGCCAGTAGGCCAGGTAATGATTCAGATGGTGGCACAGCTTGGGAGAAACCAGACACATACAGACAGATCGTCCGATGGCGTTCCAGCCACAGACACCGTGGCCGACCAAGGGGCAGGAACGAGAAGCAATGAAAACAGGCACTTTGCTCCGTGGAGCCTCTCCCTTCATGTTATGTATCCCCTAATTAGAATTGCAGAGCTGTCCTTTGGTCCAACAGCAAGCACTTATGCCCAGCCTTGAGCCTGTTTCTTCATGTTTATCGTTCTGCGAACACACAGAACCAGTGATCCGAGGCCTCCTCATAAAACCTTTGCATAAACACACTGAAAAGGCCTTTGGCCTTTTCTCTCCTGAAGGGTGACCAAAACCATTTTTTCTGCTGTAGGCCTTTTAATTATCTTTGCTTACCTCTGTGCCCTCTGTGGTTTACAACCTCCTTCGACTGAGCCATGTCCTTTGTGGTAACAAGAGCCTGCTCAGGCCACAAGGGCACTGAAAAAAGAGCGCCCCTCAGCCTGTGTGGTAGGGCGACTCTCTGTATGGAGCACTCATCACTTCTGAGTTTCTGTTCAGCTGTGGTCCACTAGGACTGCCGTGTCTTCTTTTTACCTACCCAATGTTCCATCTCTGCTGAGAGGATGCGTCTCTCACTCTAGAAGGTGGTAGTTGCTACAAGTAGCGAAATCTttcttgtaaaattttaaaaatgggatgtcTTAGGTCTAAGAAGCAAACAGTGGGTAGAAAAACCTTCTTCTGGCTTCTTTCTGCCTTCCCATCCTCCTTCCTTGACTGATCTGGTTTCTTACCTCTGGGTACCCGGAGCCCCAGAGTCCTTGCGAGGCCtagactgaaccatccagggaaGTCCACAGTGCTGGGTGGGGAGTGGTGGGGGGGTGCCAGGGCACAGTGGGAGCCAGTCTCCATGGACCAGGTCTCCCCTGGGGGAGGCAAGGCAGGAGCATGCTTCCTAGTCTGTGGTTTGAAAACCCCttagagggactcctgggtggctcagcgattgagcatctgctttccgcccaggtgtgatcctggagtcgcgtgatcctggagttctgggatcaagtcccatgttgggctccctgcatggagcctgcttctctctgcctgtgtctgtgcctctttctctgtgtctctcatgaataaataaataaataaaatctttaaaaaaaaaaaaaagaaagaaaaagaaagcaagccccTCAGAAAGGCTTGCAGTGAGTAGATCCTGCCTTGCTGGCTATTCATTGCCACAGAGATAGGCTGGGGCTTCTGGTTCCCCCTGtggatcttttttccttttattttaaaagaattatttatttattagagagagaaggagagagagagagagagagcacacccgagtagggggaggggtaccgggaggaggagagaatctcaagtagactcccctgATCAGAgcctggatgcagggctcaatctcatgatactgagatcatgacctgagcagaaactaggagtcagacacttaaccgactataccacccaggtgcccatttaccttttatttaaaactagtttttgggatgcctggctggctcagtcaataagacatgtgactcatgatcttggggttgtgagttaaaaaatttttttattgtttaaaattttttttcttaaattttatttatttaacagtaagagagagagagagagagagacaagcaagggagctgcagagggagagggggaagcaggctctccactgagcaggggactagtgcaggactcgatcccaggactctgggatcatgacctgagccaaaggcagacgctcaactgactgagccacccaggcgcctctgaaAAAGTCttttagttaagaaaaaaaatgataaaaagtttttattttatcaaagttAATACATGCTTACAGTTTACAAAGGAAAGAGTGCAGGGAGGCTGATAAgcagccccaccccctgcccaggggCAGCGCCTCCAGGCCCCTGCTTTCTGAATAACTTTCTCCAGACTGCTGTTTCTAGATTTATCCATTTCTGGACTTAGCTATTGGCGTTGGCTTCCTGTGACTGCGGTGATGACTCAGCTCtttgcccagcccagccccctcccccaacccccaccaccacccccaccacctatGCCCTCATTCCTGTCACCATTCTTGGCATTCAGGATGCGGGTCCTCCCCGGGGCGTCTGGTCTCCACTGCCAGGTATACCCGATGGTCCGTGTGAGGCTGTCCAGGTGTGCAGCTTGGGAGTCtgggggccccaggagcccccgTTACTACTTTTCTCTTGTTACCCTTTGAAagattagtgttttattttttgaaaaacagcAGTTCGGTGGTGGAGCCCTGCTGATGCCAGCAGCCAAACCACTGGTTCCTGGCAAGCGTGGCCTTGGTCCTGGGTCAGCACTGGGAAGGCCCCTGGGAAGTGgggtgagcccccccccccccgttccccACCCTCTGCTTTAATCTCTCCTGTACCTGCGAGATTCTTCCTTAGCAAGCTGTTCTTTAGCTCAGCAGAAAACAGAAGTTGAAGCGTGTGGACAGCGAGGCGGGCGCCCTGGTACCAGAGCACCTGGCTGAGCCCTGCCCACTGTGCGTTGCAGGTGGCCATGGTGGAGGTGCAGCTGGAGACGCAGTACCAGTACCCCAGGCCGCTGCTCATCGCCTTCAGCGCCTGCACCACGGTGCTGGTGGCCGTGCACCTCTTTGCCCTGCTCATCAGCACCTGCATCCTGCCCAACGTAGAGGCCGTGAGCAACATCCACAACCTCAACTCCATCAGCGAGTCGCCGCACGAGCGCATGCACCCCTACATCGAGCTGGCCTGGGGCTTCTCCACCGTGCTGGGCATCCTGCTCTTCCTGGCCGAGGTGGTGCTGCTCTGCTGGATCAAGTTCCTTCCCGTAGATGCGCGCCGCCAGCCCGGCCCCCCACCTGGCCCCGGTGGCCACACAGGCTGGCAAGCTGCCCTCGTGTCCACCATCATCATGGTGCCCGTGGGCCTCATCTTTGTGGTCTTCACCATCCACTTCTACCGCTCCCTGGTGCGCCACAAGACTGAGCGGCACAACCGTGAGATCGAAGAGCTGCACAAACTCAAGGTGCAGCTGGACGGGCATGAGCGCAGCCTGCAGGTCGTGTGAGGGCGTGGTGCCCCGGGCAGAGGCCAGTGCTGCCGCCACCATGGAGCCCACCAGGATTGACTGCCTGTCTGCCTCCCAGGAATAGCACCACTGTGACACTGCCACAGAGTTCGAGACCAAAGTCGTATCCCCTCCTCCCGTCTGAATTCCGGAACACCCGGCCCGGGTGATCCTCCCgcagaaaatagaaatttgtaGTAAAAAGAGAGACTCGGTTGCTAAGAgcttagaggggggaaaaaaaaaagcctggggcctggggattTCCTGCGGCAGGAGACCCGGCTCCAAGCAGCACATGGTTGTCACAGGCAATCTCAGCAACGTGGAACCAGCAGCCGGGAGAGTCGGGGGAGGGCTGAGAGTTTCAGAGAAGGGCTTGCCCTGTGACACCTGAGGTGGGTCTTGGGGCAGCAGGGGGGCCCACAGCTTGGCCTGGTGCTTCCCTACCCTGTCCTGGGGGGAATAGGTGACCAGGCttccaggggagaggcaggagcctGGATCAAGTGTCTGCTTGGCAGGTGAGGGCAGTGCTCAGGCCCAGGGGGAGACTTTCAAGGGTGGAAgcctggcagggctggggaggcacGTCTGCAGGCATCCCGTGTGAGATGCCCACCTGAGGAGACTTTTAACTGAGGGGTGCTCTGAGGTACACCAGGCTCAAATTCCCTCTTCTAGCCAGCCTGGAACCCTGGTCACGTTGACCCAGCAAAGCCACCAGGTTGGGGAAAGGGCCCACAGTCCAGAGGCCTCTATCTTTGGGTTACAAGATGGCCTCTGAGCCCCAAGCAACTGCCCCTCCATGCTTCGGCTGCCAAAGGTACCTGCCTGTGACCCCAGGTGGCAGGAGGGCACAACCTGGGGGACTTTCTGTCTAGATGAGGCCTTTGGCCTGAGCTGGCCAAATGCAGCAACCACAGGGAGGACAACACCCCACATAACGCTCCCCTGCAGGGACCCGCAGTCTTCTCAGCCACATGCAGGGGCCCAGCTCACACATTTCCATGGCCATGTGCAGGGTGGGCTCAGATGTTCTCACTGGACCTGAGCTCAGGTTCTTGGGCTGTGCACATATATATGACAGCTCAGCCTATCGGTGAGCATGCCACACCCCGAGCTGCTTTTAAAAACCATGTTTACCACATCAGCCAGCAGCAGCCTTGAGAGGGAGCCTTTGTTTTCATTGTCATCAGGCGTCATGCTCTGATGGCACCTCTGTGGACTGCTCACTCTGTGGGGTCTGGGTTGCCTATGCCAAGAAATCCTGGCTAGCCTGGCTGCAGCTGCTGGGAACATGACATACTGTGGAGGTCATAAACCTTAACACATAACCAAAATGCCAACTGTCTGGGCTGTCTGGGAGCTGTGCCGGGAGTCACAGGTGTAAGTCGGGACATCATGGGAGCCTGGGCATCGGGTTCCCTGGAGCCAGACGAGAGCCTAGCACCTTTCTTGGGCATGTTCCTTGCCTTCTGCAGACCTCTgtccttgcttgcttgctctctagTGCATGTCTGTTCTTTCCTGGAGCTTCGCTGAAAAGGCTTGTCTGGCTTCTTATGTACTCGCTTTGTGTCCACGTCACTGTGAGACAGCCTCCCTGTGTCCTGGCAGGGACGAGACGGGCTGGCTCCTCTTCACAGCTGGGAGCGGGCAGCGGGCCCTTCCTCTCCCTGAGCCTTTTGAGAGGGGCTGTCTTGTGCCCCTGCCCCAAGTGTGCCAGACGTGCCAGGCTCCCCAGACTGGAAGGCACCCCCCAGTGCCAGCTGGGTGCCTGTTAATGCTTGCTCCGCAGGCAGCTCTTCCGGCCTCGCCGCACAGGGCTAGTGGCTGGGTTACCTGTGACGGTGCCACCTGGGTAGG
This genomic window from Canis aureus isolate CA01 chromosome 8, VMU_Caureus_v.1.0, whole genome shotgun sequence contains:
- the ORAI2 gene encoding protein orai-2 codes for the protein MSAELNVPVDPSTPACSEPGHKGMDYRDWVRRSYLELVTSNHHSVQALSWRKLYLSRAKLKASSRTSALLSGFAMVAMVEVQLETQYQYPRPLLIAFSACTTVLVAVHLFALLISTCILPNVEAVSNIHNLNSISESPHERMHPYIELAWGFSTVLGILLFLAEVVLLCWIKFLPVDARRQPGPPPGPGGHTGWQAALVSTIIMVPVGLIFVVFTIHFYRSLVRHKTERHNREIEELHKLKVQLDGHERSLQVV